Proteins encoded together in one Synechococcus sp. A15-62 window:
- a CDS encoding MFS transporter: MTLLKLRPEQQRQLFLIASGVSAAGSFAGITAKGWILMKGGVDPFVLALNFAALSLPTLLVSGPAGVRTDRVGCERVLVQAQWALLAASGLGALAIPLLEGTAQVLLLLCSTLLVGIAGTYELTARNKYCSILVEEPDKLAGYLTSFSVVFNVGKLVGPPIGGWLLAATGPAWALGIDAASYLLPITSVMLLLSPNRDREVRSSGGEDASLRNAWRHCGSTLQGVLSFTAVLCLIGFYHPGLAPLIAFDQLGPKPTDLGLFTSVLAGGSIVGGLVLQRNSQRFCRRPFLTLGGFGLITAVAQLGMACTTGPGFSLAMAFLIGAGTAGLLSSCNLISQIGAPQVMRGRMAGLSQIAFLGGGGLSGLIVALLVMTTNLSTAFALTGGLSAAVAVLWTRKRGAKTLEPLR; this comes from the coding sequence TTGACCCTTCTCAAACTGCGGCCTGAGCAACAACGACAGCTTTTTCTGATCGCATCCGGTGTGAGCGCAGCCGGGTCGTTTGCCGGCATCACCGCCAAGGGCTGGATTCTGATGAAAGGGGGCGTGGATCCCTTCGTGCTGGCGTTGAACTTCGCCGCTCTTTCACTGCCCACACTGCTGGTGAGTGGTCCAGCGGGGGTGCGCACCGATCGCGTGGGCTGTGAACGGGTTCTGGTTCAGGCGCAATGGGCACTGCTGGCCGCCTCTGGCCTTGGGGCCCTGGCCATTCCCCTGTTGGAGGGGACGGCCCAGGTGCTGCTGCTGCTCTGCAGCACCCTTTTGGTGGGCATCGCCGGAACCTATGAGCTGACGGCCCGCAACAAATACTGCTCAATCCTGGTGGAGGAACCCGACAAGCTGGCGGGCTATCTCACCAGCTTTTCGGTGGTGTTCAACGTGGGCAAGCTGGTGGGCCCTCCGATTGGTGGCTGGCTGCTGGCGGCCACTGGCCCGGCCTGGGCCCTGGGCATTGATGCAGCCAGCTATCTGCTTCCCATCACCAGTGTGATGTTGCTGCTCAGCCCAAATCGGGACCGGGAAGTGCGCAGCAGCGGCGGTGAAGACGCCAGCCTGCGCAACGCCTGGCGCCACTGCGGCAGCACCCTGCAGGGGGTGCTCAGCTTCACCGCGGTTCTCTGTCTGATCGGGTTCTATCACCCGGGGCTGGCCCCGTTGATCGCCTTCGATCAGCTGGGGCCGAAGCCCACTGATCTGGGGCTGTTCACCAGCGTGCTGGCGGGCGGCAGCATCGTGGGCGGCCTGGTGCTGCAACGCAACAGCCAGCGTTTCTGCCGGCGCCCTTTCCTCACCCTGGGAGGCTTTGGCCTGATCACCGCCGTGGCCCAGCTGGGGATGGCCTGCACAACGGGACCTGGCTTCAGCCTGGCGATGGCCTTCCTCATCGGAGCCGGCACAGCCGGACTCCTGAGCAGCTGCAACCTGATCAGTCAGATCGGGGCACCGCAAGTGATGCGCGGTCGGATGGCCGGCCTTAGCCAGATCGCTTTTCTGGGCGGAGGCGGGCTCAGTGGGTTGATTGTGGCCTTGCTGGTGATGACCACCAACCTTTCGACGGCTTTCGCACTCACCGGGGGCCTCAGCGCTGCTGTGGCTGTGCTTTGGACTCGAAAGCGAGGCGCGAAGACGTTGGAACCGCTCAGATGA
- a CDS encoding MFS transporter gives MNLRLLSRKRQRQLFLLTSGISTAGSFAGITAKGWILLDGMGGPLVLALNFAALSLPSLLVSGVAGVRTDRLGCERVLIQAQWGLLAAAMLGALAIPLLDGQAQVLMLLVSTLLMGVAGSFESTARNKYCALIIDEPDQLVTYLTSFSVVFNVGKLVGPPIGGWLVALTGPSWALGIDAASYVLPIATVLFLLHPDRDREQRSFDGEQGSLLTAWRQSGSTLRGVLSLTAVLCLVGFFHPGLAPLMAEAILGSDPRDLGIFTSVLAAGSISGGLVLQRNSARFCRSPFLTIGGFGLITAIAQLGMAASTDVPVSLAMAFLIGAGTAGLLSSCNLITQVGAPQVIRGRMGGLSQIAFLGGGGLSGLLAAVLVLATNLTTTYALTGGVGVVLAVLWIWKRGRQRLEPIRST, from the coding sequence TTGAACCTTCGTTTGCTGTCGCGAAAGCGGCAGCGGCAGCTCTTCTTACTGACGTCCGGCATCAGCACAGCTGGATCCTTCGCCGGCATCACCGCCAAGGGCTGGATTCTTCTTGATGGCATGGGCGGGCCACTGGTATTGGCCTTGAACTTCGCGGCACTTTCGCTGCCGAGCCTGCTGGTGAGCGGAGTCGCAGGGGTGCGCACCGACAGGCTGGGATGCGAGCGGGTGCTGATCCAAGCGCAATGGGGGTTATTGGCGGCGGCAATGCTGGGCGCGCTGGCGATCCCTCTGCTCGATGGTCAAGCCCAGGTACTGATGTTGCTCGTCAGCACCTTGCTCATGGGCGTTGCGGGTTCCTTCGAATCCACGGCCCGCAACAAGTACTGCGCCCTGATCATTGATGAACCAGACCAACTGGTGACCTACCTCACCAGCTTTTCGGTGGTGTTCAACGTCGGCAAGTTGGTAGGTCCTCCGATCGGTGGCTGGCTTGTCGCTCTCACCGGTCCGTCCTGGGCACTAGGAATTGACGCAGCCAGCTACGTGCTGCCGATTGCGACGGTTCTGTTTCTGTTGCATCCCGATCGGGACCGGGAACAACGCAGTTTTGATGGAGAACAGGGGAGCTTGCTGACGGCCTGGCGGCAAAGCGGATCGACCCTGCGAGGAGTGCTGAGCCTGACAGCCGTGTTGTGTCTGGTGGGCTTTTTCCACCCGGGGCTGGCTCCGTTGATGGCCGAAGCAATTCTTGGATCAGATCCACGTGATCTCGGGATCTTCACCAGCGTGCTGGCGGCGGGGAGCATTAGCGGTGGTCTGGTGTTGCAACGCAACAGCGCACGCTTTTGTCGTTCGCCGTTTCTGACGATTGGCGGGTTCGGACTGATCACAGCGATCGCCCAACTCGGCATGGCGGCATCAACGGACGTGCCCGTGAGCCTGGCGATGGCCTTTTTGATCGGTGCAGGGACAGCAGGCTTACTCAGCAGTTGCAACCTGATCACCCAAGTGGGGGCCCCACAGGTCATCCGAGGACGAATGGGTGGACTGAGTCAGATCGCCTTCCTCGGCGGTGGTGGCCTCAGCGGTCTACTTGCAGCTGTGTTGGTTCTCGCAACCAACCTGACAACGACTTACGCCCTGACAGGCGGAGTCGGTGTGGTGCTGGCTGTGCTGTGGATCTGGAAACGAGGTCGGCAGCGGCTTGAGCCGATCAGATCAACATGA
- a CDS encoding vitamin K epoxide reductase family protein produces MGTTRLVSRRRQDTGAKWARIAMAVLATAGLIDTGSITLKRWGLLGNLTCPMGADGCDKVLNSAWGTVFAGIPLSLVGVLAYGAVLLMALLPLLPGLQENKSDLSRRTWWGLFTVSLGMAVFSGVLLGVMLLKIQAFCFFCVLSAALSLALFVLSIVGGGWDDLGQLLFRGVLLALAVLLGGLIWASVVDPNRPEAVANGSGVAPLVTTESTPASIALAEHLTSSGAVMYSAYWCPHCHEQKELFGKQASDQLNVVECAPDGENNQADLCRSKGLEGFPSWEINGSIDSGVKGLDTLAELSGYKGDTDF; encoded by the coding sequence ATGGGCACCACCCGTCTCGTCAGCCGTCGCCGCCAGGATACCGGCGCCAAATGGGCCCGCATCGCCATGGCGGTGCTGGCCACTGCAGGCCTGATCGACACCGGTTCGATCACCCTGAAGCGCTGGGGTTTGCTTGGCAACCTCACCTGTCCGATGGGGGCCGACGGTTGCGACAAGGTGCTCAACAGTGCCTGGGGAACAGTCTTTGCCGGGATTCCTCTGTCGTTGGTGGGGGTGCTGGCCTACGGCGCCGTGCTGCTGATGGCCCTGCTGCCTCTGTTGCCCGGCTTGCAGGAGAACAAGAGCGATCTGTCCCGACGCACCTGGTGGGGCCTGTTCACCGTGTCCCTCGGTATGGCCGTCTTCAGCGGCGTGCTGCTGGGTGTGATGTTGCTCAAGATCCAGGCCTTCTGTTTTTTCTGCGTTCTTTCTGCTGCGCTGTCCCTCGCCCTGTTCGTGCTGTCCATCGTTGGTGGTGGTTGGGACGACTTGGGGCAGCTGCTGTTTCGCGGCGTGCTTTTGGCTCTGGCGGTGCTGCTGGGGGGCTTGATCTGGGCTTCCGTGGTGGATCCGAATCGACCCGAGGCCGTGGCCAATGGATCAGGCGTCGCACCGCTTGTCACCACCGAGAGCACGCCAGCTTCGATCGCCTTGGCTGAGCACCTCACCAGCAGCGGAGCCGTGATGTACTCCGCCTACTGGTGCCCCCACTGCCACGAACAGAAGGAGCTGTTCGGCAAGCAGGCCTCGGATCAGTTGAACGTGGTGGAGTGTGCGCCGGATGGTGAGAACAACCAGGCCGACCTTTGCCGCAGCAAAGGATTGGAGGGTTTCCCCAGCTGGGAGATCAACGGCAGCATCGATTCCGGGGTCAAGGGGCTCGACACCCTGGCGGAACTCAGCGGCTACAAGGGCGACACCGACTTCTGA
- the rimO gene encoding 30S ribosomal protein S12 methylthiotransferase RimO translates to MTSTPTKPTVAFAHLGCEKNRVDTEHMVGLLAEAGYGVSTDESDAAVVVVNTCSFIQDAREESVRTLVGLAEQGKELIIAGCLAQHFQEELLESIPEAKAIVGTGDYQHIVDVLQRVEAGERVNRVSAVPTFVGDEHLPRQRTTDQAVAFLKVAEGCDYRCAFCIIPKLRGDQRSRPIESIVAEAHQLAAQGVQELILISQITTNYGLDLYGKPKLAELLRALGEVEIPWIRVHYAYPTGLTPDVLAAYREVPNVVPYLDLPLQHSHPEVLRAMNRPWQADVNDRLLDQIREQLPDAVLRTTLIVGFPGETEEHFQHLMSFLERQRFDHVGVFTFSPEDGTAAADLPDRVDPEVAQARKDALMALQQPISAERNSRWVGRTVDVLIEQHNPQTGEMIGRCARFAPEVDGEVRVQPGAEGQQAAPGSLVPVEITGADIYDMNGQIVGARAMVAAIRSDA, encoded by the coding sequence ATGACAAGCACCCCGACGAAACCGACGGTCGCCTTCGCCCACCTGGGCTGCGAGAAGAATCGGGTGGACACCGAACACATGGTGGGGCTGCTGGCAGAAGCCGGCTACGGCGTCAGCACCGATGAAAGCGATGCCGCCGTGGTGGTGGTGAACACCTGCAGCTTCATCCAGGACGCCCGCGAGGAATCGGTGCGCACCTTGGTGGGACTGGCAGAACAGGGCAAGGAATTAATCATCGCGGGATGCCTGGCCCAGCATTTCCAGGAGGAGTTGCTGGAGTCGATCCCGGAGGCCAAGGCCATCGTGGGAACCGGCGACTACCAGCACATTGTTGATGTGCTGCAACGGGTAGAAGCGGGGGAGCGGGTGAACCGCGTCAGCGCCGTGCCCACCTTTGTGGGTGACGAACACCTGCCCCGCCAGCGCACCACCGACCAGGCGGTGGCCTTCCTCAAGGTGGCCGAGGGATGCGATTACCGCTGCGCCTTCTGCATCATTCCGAAGCTGCGGGGGGATCAGCGCAGCCGACCGATCGAATCGATAGTGGCCGAAGCCCATCAACTGGCAGCGCAGGGGGTGCAGGAGCTGATCCTGATCAGCCAGATCACCACCAACTACGGCCTCGACCTGTACGGCAAACCAAAACTGGCTGAGCTGCTGCGGGCCCTTGGGGAGGTGGAGATCCCCTGGATCCGGGTGCATTACGCCTATCCCACCGGGCTGACGCCGGATGTGCTGGCCGCCTACCGGGAGGTGCCCAATGTGGTGCCCTATCTGGATCTGCCGTTGCAGCACAGCCACCCCGAGGTGCTGCGGGCCATGAATCGCCCCTGGCAGGCGGATGTGAATGACCGGCTGCTGGATCAGATCCGCGAGCAACTCCCCGATGCGGTGCTGCGCACCACGCTGATCGTGGGCTTCCCGGGCGAAACCGAAGAGCACTTCCAGCACCTGATGAGCTTCCTCGAGCGCCAACGCTTCGATCATGTGGGGGTGTTCACCTTCTCGCCGGAGGACGGCACAGCAGCGGCCGACCTTCCCGATCGCGTCGATCCCGAAGTGGCTCAAGCCCGCAAGGATGCCCTGATGGCTCTGCAACAACCCATTTCGGCGGAACGGAACAGCCGCTGGGTGGGGCGCACCGTCGACGTGTTGATCGAACAGCACAACCCCCAGACCGGCGAGATGATCGGGCGCTGCGCCCGCTTTGCCCCTGAAGTGGATGGTGAAGTGCGGGTGCAACCCGGCGCCGAGGGGCAGCAGGCCGCACCGGGCAGCCTGGTGCCGGTGGAGATCACCGGGGCTGACATCTATGACATGAATGGACAGATCGTGGGAGCCCGAGCAATGGTGGCCGCAATCAGATCGGACGCTTGA